A window from bacterium encodes these proteins:
- a CDS encoding glycosyl hydrolase translates to MAVAGDPERPLVFYFGSTGGGVWKTEDAGWIWQNISDGFFRTASVGALAVADADPNVIYAGMGECCIRNNIAHGDGVYRSTDQGRTWESVGLAETRSIARIRVHPRDANLVYVAALGHTFGAHPARGVFRSADGGRSWNRVLFRNDRAGACDLSMDPTNPRILFAAIWEAHRTPWEMSSGGPGSGLFKTTDGGDSWTEITDNPGLPRGIKGRIGVVVSPALPNRVWAVVEAEEGGVFRSDNAGATWTRVNGERELRLRPYYYSHIFADPVDADTVYVANQDLWKSVDGGRTYTKRALPHGDHHDLWIDPKNPQRMVNGSDGGGSVSLNGGDSWSTIYNQPTAELYHVTADNSFPYRVYGAQQDNTTLSLPSSTTEGAITYCAFYDVGGSESGYIAVNPDNPNIIFAGIYGQQGMLTRYDHQTGEVRDITVWPENAAGWEAGRLKYRFQWTFPIVLSPHDPHVLYATGNHVFRTTNEGARWEAISPDLTRNDPTKLGSSGGPLTPENASTEYYCTVFAFCESPVQPGILWAGSDDGLIHISTDNGRTWENVTPAILPEWALISTIEASPHDPATAYVAATRYKLDDLRPYLLKTTDFGKSWQLIANGLPEDLITRVCREDPVRRGLLYAGTETGVVFSVDDGAHWHPLRNGLPTVPVHDLVVKNDELVLATHGRSFWTLDDASPIRQLTEEVRAARIHLFTPRATPRVKVRGLALRTGGPLSYAIAGGLGVTALERDGSPVLLDAGQNPPTGVLVHYYFREKPMDEVKLAFLDDSGLLLREFSSKPVAAPSPSRMVHAAPSTEQVTVPAEQGANRFVWNMRLAGAREIPGVSMVVGSLDGPIVLPGTYRVRLTVGDLTLERSFDIRRDPRLTLTDDDLRAQFDFLVAVRDKITEVHDAVLDLRDIRTQVQYWMFRIEGLPGSGALAGVANELGSALDGIEDALIQSRSETFGGRFQYPVRLNNQLATLGHVTGMGTAAPTDQARELFAELRAKTDAQLDRLAEVKRREVAMFGNALRELGIPPIWVRGRGSRG, encoded by the coding sequence GTGGCCGTCGCCGGCGACCCCGAGCGTCCGTTGGTGTTCTACTTCGGCTCCACCGGTGGCGGAGTGTGGAAGACCGAAGATGCCGGGTGGATCTGGCAGAACATCTCAGATGGCTTCTTTCGGACGGCATCGGTGGGGGCCCTCGCGGTGGCGGACGCCGATCCGAATGTCATCTACGCCGGGATGGGTGAATGCTGCATCCGTAACAACATCGCGCACGGTGACGGCGTCTATCGGTCGACTGACCAGGGACGCACATGGGAATCGGTTGGGTTGGCAGAGACGCGCTCCATCGCTCGCATTCGGGTCCATCCGCGTGATGCCAATCTGGTGTATGTCGCGGCACTCGGGCACACGTTCGGCGCCCACCCGGCGCGCGGCGTATTCCGGTCTGCCGACGGCGGCAGGTCATGGAACCGGGTGCTCTTTCGGAACGACCGGGCCGGGGCGTGCGATCTGAGCATGGATCCCACCAATCCGCGCATCCTCTTTGCCGCCATTTGGGAAGCGCACCGCACTCCATGGGAGATGAGCAGCGGAGGTCCCGGGAGCGGTTTGTTCAAGACGACCGACGGCGGGGACTCCTGGACCGAGATCACCGACAATCCCGGTCTCCCTCGCGGTATCAAGGGCCGGATCGGCGTGGTGGTGTCGCCGGCGCTCCCGAACAGAGTCTGGGCAGTCGTCGAGGCGGAGGAGGGCGGCGTTTTCCGCTCAGACAATGCCGGCGCGACCTGGACCCGCGTAAACGGTGAGCGCGAGCTGCGACTGCGGCCGTACTATTACAGTCACATCTTCGCGGACCCAGTGGATGCCGATACGGTCTATGTCGCCAATCAAGATCTATGGAAATCGGTGGACGGCGGCCGCACATACACGAAGCGGGCGTTGCCCCACGGCGATCACCACGACCTCTGGATCGATCCCAAGAACCCGCAACGCATGGTGAACGGGAGCGACGGCGGTGGAAGCGTCTCTCTCAACGGCGGCGACTCATGGTCGACGATCTACAACCAGCCCACGGCCGAACTCTATCACGTTACCGCGGACAACAGTTTCCCCTACCGCGTCTACGGCGCCCAGCAAGACAATACGACCCTCTCCCTCCCGAGCAGTACGACCGAGGGGGCGATCACGTATTGCGCTTTTTACGATGTGGGCGGGAGCGAATCCGGCTACATCGCAGTCAACCCCGACAATCCCAATATCATCTTCGCCGGTATCTACGGACAACAAGGCATGTTGACTCGGTATGATCACCAGACCGGTGAAGTCCGGGATATCACGGTGTGGCCGGAAAACGCGGCGGGCTGGGAGGCGGGCAGGCTGAAATATCGTTTCCAGTGGACGTTCCCGATCGTCCTCTCGCCCCACGATCCGCACGTCCTCTACGCGACCGGTAATCATGTCTTCAGAACGACGAACGAAGGCGCCCGGTGGGAGGCTATCAGCCCCGATCTTACGCGGAATGATCCGACGAAGCTGGGGTCCTCTGGCGGCCCGCTCACGCCAGAGAATGCCAGTACGGAGTACTATTGCACGGTGTTTGCCTTCTGCGAGTCTCCGGTGCAACCGGGCATCCTGTGGGCCGGATCCGACGATGGGCTGATCCACATCTCAACGGACAACGGGCGCACCTGGGAGAACGTCACGCCCGCGATCCTCCCCGAGTGGGCGTTGATCAGCACCATCGAAGCTTCTCCACACGATCCTGCTACGGCGTACGTGGCCGCGACGCGGTACAAACTGGACGACTTGCGGCCGTACCTGCTGAAGACCACCGACTTCGGGAAATCCTGGCAGTTGATCGCGAACGGCCTCCCCGAGGATCTCATCACGCGTGTGTGCCGCGAGGATCCCGTCCGCCGGGGGCTCCTGTACGCTGGCACCGAGACCGGCGTCGTCTTCAGCGTGGATGATGGCGCGCACTGGCACCCTCTGCGGAACGGACTGCCGACGGTCCCGGTGCACGACCTGGTGGTGAAGAACGATGAACTCGTGCTGGCGACGCACGGCCGTTCGTTCTGGACGCTGGATGACGCCTCGCCGATACGACAACTGACCGAGGAGGTGCGCGCGGCACGAATCCACCTGTTCACGCCGCGGGCGACGCCGCGCGTAAAAGTGCGCGGGCTCGCTCTCAGGACAGGCGGACCGCTGAGCTACGCCATTGCGGGCGGCCTGGGCGTCACCGCGCTGGAACGCGACGGTTCGCCGGTGCTGCTCGATGCCGGTCAAAACCCTCCCACCGGAGTGCTGGTGCATTACTACTTCCGCGAGAAGCCCATGGACGAGGTCAAGCTGGCATTTCTGGACGACTCGGGACTTCTGCTCCGCGAGTTCTCAAGCAAGCCGGTTGCGGCGCCGTCGCCGTCTCGCATGGTCCATGCCGCCCCGAGCACCGAACAGGTCACCGTCCCCGCGGAGCAGGGGGCCAATCGATTCGTCTGGAATATGCGCCTCGCTGGGGCGCGTGAAATACCGGGGGTCTCGATGGTGGTCGGATCTCTTGATGGCCCAATCGTGCTCCCGGGGACCTATCGCGTCCGGCTAACCGTAGGGGACCTCACGCTGGAGCGCTCGTTCGACATCCGTCGGGACCCCCGGCTCACCCTGACGGACGACGACCTGCGGGCACAGTTCGACTTCCTGGTTGCGGTGCGCGACAAAATTACTGAGGTACACGACGCCGTCCTTGACCTGCGCGACATACGAACCCAGGTGCAATATTGGATGTTTCGGATCGAAGGCCTGCCCGGCAGCGGTGCGCTGGCGGGCGTGGCCAACGAATTGGGTTCCGCCCTGGACGGCATAGAGGACGCCTTGATTCAATCGCGGTCCGAAACCTTCGGGGGGCGGTTTCAGTATCCCGTCCGCCTGAATAATCAGTTGGCCACCCTCGGCCATGTGACCGGCATGGGGACGGCAGCGCCGACCGACCAAGCGCGCGAGTTGTTCGCGGAGCTCCGCGCGAAGACAGATGCACAGCTCGACCGATTGGCTGAGGTCAAGCGCAGAGAAGTCGCAATGTTTGGCAACGCACTGCGGGAACTCGGGATCCCGCCGATCTGGGTGCGCGGCAGAGGCAGCAGGGGTTAA
- a CDS encoding ABC transporter substrate-binding protein has product MTRRDLLRWGIGTAASATSFFAPRSAGKIVSAAQAPKRGGTLVYASSADIISLDPAYGGDTISSAPEFMIYDYLVRYTPDLRLKPDLAVSWVSEGTTWTFKLRQGVTFTDGTRFNAGAVKAHFDRMIGQEKPFRASYWVPYVESVAVIDDATVQFRTKFTDAAFLTRLAGIGAAIESPAAFQQYGKDLARHPVGTGPFKFVEWVDGERLVMVRNDNYWGSKALLDQVTIRPIADDSARMIALTSGDVQLVLHIPPELVPRILQDSRLTVQTTETLWSFFVGMNVLKKPFSDLRVRQALNYAADQISIVRALYGTLAEPLHSLIPRGMAGYATVTGYPHDAAKAQRLLADAGYPKGFSTHMVGPKGRYLKDYELEQAIQQQLQAIGVTINLETVESARYLELIRMDPRHSPLEMWFDAWSDVDAVHAIETRFGCQFFRPTGANTAGFCDADLDRLTTQAERTSTEASRDALLRQAQDVLAQQVPAVWLLQPKETAGMSRRLHNPILLRTGTLTVNEKTWLEA; this is encoded by the coding sequence ATGACGCGGCGAGACCTCCTGCGGTGGGGCATCGGAACTGCGGCCAGCGCAACCTCGTTCTTCGCGCCCCGATCGGCTGGCAAGATCGTCAGCGCGGCGCAGGCTCCGAAACGCGGCGGAACACTGGTCTACGCGTCCAGCGCGGACATCATCAGTCTGGACCCGGCGTACGGCGGCGACACCATTTCTTCGGCCCCTGAATTCATGATCTACGATTACTTGGTCCGGTACACTCCGGATCTCCGGCTGAAGCCTGACCTGGCCGTCAGTTGGGTTTCGGAGGGGACGACGTGGACGTTTAAACTCCGACAGGGCGTGACGTTTACCGACGGAACCCGCTTTAACGCCGGGGCGGTCAAAGCGCACTTTGATCGCATGATCGGTCAGGAAAAGCCGTTCCGCGCCAGCTACTGGGTGCCGTATGTCGAGAGCGTCGCGGTCATCGATGACGCCACGGTGCAGTTTCGCACGAAGTTTACGGACGCCGCGTTTTTGACGCGCCTGGCCGGTATCGGGGCCGCCATCGAGAGCCCCGCGGCGTTTCAACAGTACGGGAAGGACCTGGCCCGCCATCCGGTGGGCACGGGTCCCTTCAAGTTCGTGGAGTGGGTGGACGGCGAACGACTGGTCATGGTGCGGAACGACAACTATTGGGGGTCGAAAGCCCTGTTGGACCAGGTGACCATCCGGCCGATCGCCGACGATTCGGCGCGGATGATCGCGCTAACGTCCGGAGACGTGCAGCTCGTCCTGCATATCCCTCCCGAACTGGTGCCGCGCATCTTGCAAGATTCGCGCCTCACGGTTCAGACCACTGAGACCCTTTGGAGTTTTTTTGTCGGGATGAACGTCCTCAAGAAACCCTTCAGCGACCTGCGGGTGCGGCAGGCGCTCAACTACGCCGCCGACCAAATCTCGATTGTGCGCGCCCTGTACGGAACCCTCGCGGAGCCACTTCATTCGCTGATTCCCCGTGGCATGGCCGGTTATGCGACCGTGACCGGCTACCCGCACGACGCAGCCAAAGCGCAGCGCCTGCTCGCCGATGCCGGGTATCCCAAGGGGTTTTCCACTCACATGGTGGGGCCGAAGGGACGCTACCTGAAGGACTACGAACTCGAGCAGGCCATACAACAGCAGCTGCAGGCGATCGGGGTCACGATCAACCTTGAAACCGTGGAGTCCGCGCGGTACTTGGAATTAATCCGCATGGATCCGAGACACAGCCCTCTGGAGATGTGGTTCGATGCCTGGTCGGACGTGGACGCCGTGCATGCCATCGAGACGCGGTTCGGGTGCCAGTTCTTCCGTCCCACCGGCGCCAACACGGCCGGCTTCTGTGACGCGGACCTTGATCGGTTGACTACCCAGGCGGAGCGGACGTCGACAGAAGCCAGCCGTGACGCGTTGCTCCGACAAGCACAAGACGTCCTCGCGCAGCAGGTGCCGGCCGTCTGGCTCCTGCAACCCAAGGAAACCGCCGGGATGAGCCGCAGGCTCCACAACCCGATTCTCCTGCGCACCGGTACGCTCACCGTGAATGAGAAGACGTGGCTGGAGGCATGA
- a CDS encoding M28 family peptidase, whose protein sequence is MQKDPERQIKDAISPSKLMRYTSDLSRWVRLSGSEEEGYAFDYLEAILKGFGLTVQRDRHDALISWPGEAALEVTAPARNTIRCITHSFAASTPPGGLDTEVVAVGAGYRGAQMRGKVALVDGLAMPGPTRLAEHAGALGIIFINPAHLYESIVSTVWGSPTPEAMGMLPKVVAVSVSQTDGAALRAHAQNGTLRVNIRAAVDTRWRKTPILIADLAGHETDRFILFSGHVDSWYHGSMDNGSANAVMVELARIFSRRRARLRRGIRFAFWSGHSHGRYSGSSWYADQYWQELYQRAVLHLNIDSPGGKGATVLSEAPTMAETWALAARGIRDVTGQELQQRRLRHNADQSFWGIGVPSMFSDLSTQPPAEGAGDESGGATLHHRLGWWWHTVDDTIDKVDRANLHRDAQVYALVLWWWCTAPVLPLDYRETVAELREVLRGLQAAAGDAFDMAPPLDALDRLAAATERLAVAMEHIRAIPGRGTRRQRAAAAAINDALMQLGRTLIPVTYTAAGPFDHDPAAPVPAIPGLQSAAQLGALAPGSDERKALHVRLIRERNKLVHAINTAIESVDRTVDRTRGLDRARV, encoded by the coding sequence ATGCAGAAGGATCCTGAACGACAAATCAAAGATGCGATCTCTCCGTCGAAGCTCATGCGGTATACATCCGATCTTTCCCGGTGGGTGCGGTTATCCGGTAGCGAGGAAGAAGGGTACGCGTTCGACTATTTGGAGGCGATCCTCAAGGGGTTCGGGCTCACGGTCCAGCGCGACCGTCATGATGCGCTTATTTCATGGCCGGGCGAGGCTGCGCTCGAGGTCACCGCACCCGCCCGAAACACGATCCGCTGTATTACCCATTCGTTCGCGGCGTCGACGCCGCCGGGCGGGCTGGACACTGAGGTGGTGGCTGTTGGGGCCGGCTACCGCGGGGCCCAGATGCGCGGTAAGGTGGCGCTGGTCGATGGCCTCGCCATGCCCGGGCCCACCCGTCTCGCCGAACACGCCGGCGCACTCGGGATCATCTTTATCAATCCCGCACACTTATACGAGTCCATTGTTTCGACGGTGTGGGGATCCCCTACTCCGGAAGCAATGGGCATGCTTCCCAAGGTCGTGGCGGTGTCGGTTTCGCAAACCGATGGAGCGGCCCTGCGGGCGCACGCACAAAACGGGACGCTCCGGGTGAACATCCGCGCCGCGGTAGACACCCGATGGCGCAAGACGCCGATTCTCATCGCCGACCTCGCGGGACACGAGACGGATCGGTTCATCCTGTTCAGCGGGCACGTGGATTCCTGGTACCACGGGTCGATGGACAACGGCAGCGCGAACGCGGTGATGGTAGAGCTGGCGCGCATCTTCAGCCGTCGACGGGCACGATTGCGCCGAGGCATCCGGTTTGCCTTCTGGTCGGGGCATTCGCACGGAAGGTACTCGGGTTCCAGCTGGTACGCGGACCAGTACTGGCAAGAGTTGTATCAACGCGCGGTGCTCCATCTGAATATCGACTCGCCCGGAGGGAAGGGTGCCACCGTGCTCAGCGAGGCGCCAACCATGGCGGAGACCTGGGCGCTGGCGGCACGGGGTATTCGGGACGTGACTGGCCAGGAACTCCAGCAGCGCCGACTCAGACACAACGCAGATCAATCGTTTTGGGGCATCGGGGTCCCGTCGATGTTCAGTGACCTTTCCACGCAACCTCCGGCCGAGGGCGCAGGCGACGAATCCGGAGGGGCCACGCTTCACCACCGGTTGGGATGGTGGTGGCATACGGTGGACGATACCATCGATAAGGTCGATCGGGCCAACCTGCATCGTGATGCCCAAGTCTATGCTCTGGTGCTGTGGTGGTGGTGTACCGCACCCGTTCTGCCACTGGACTATCGGGAGACCGTCGCGGAATTACGAGAGGTACTCCGCGGCTTGCAGGCCGCCGCGGGGGATGCGTTCGACATGGCCCCGCCGCTTGACGCCCTGGATCGCCTCGCGGCAGCGACGGAGCGTCTGGCGGTCGCGATGGAGCACATCCGCGCGATCCCCGGACGCGGGACGCGCAGACAGCGCGCCGCCGCTGCCGCCATCAACGATGCCTTGATGCAACTCGGCCGGACGCTCATCCCGGTCACGTACACCGCGGCCGGGCCCTTCGACCACGATCCCGCGGCGCCGGTGCCCGCAATTCCTGGTCTTCAATCGGCGGCACAACTGGGCGCACTGGCGCCCGGGAGTGACGAACGGAAGGCGTTGCATGTCCGGCTAATCCGAGAACGGAACAAACTGGTGCATGCGATCAACACCGCAATCGAATCGGTTGATCGAACGGTGGACCGGACGAGGGGACTCGACAGAGCACGAGTCTAA